The following are from one region of the Rhipicephalus sanguineus isolate Rsan-2018 unplaced genomic scaffold, BIME_Rsan_1.4 Seq902, whole genome shotgun sequence genome:
- the LOC119378633 gene encoding E3 SUMO-protein ligase ZBED1-like — translation MIAINQLPLAFATSKGFRHFMDVVEPSYKTPSNAKLKNRIKLLHDHLKQKVASQIDSATAVALTSDCWTSRAQDSYITVTAHTLDSEWKSQAFTLATEAMQERHTGENIMQRMQEVIAVWKLDGKVTAVVTDNASNGIKAVNALRGILEPNDVTCSAHSLHLSIKKALSDKEIDGLCQKSGKLVAHFRHSTIASDQLTRRQELLGLPTERLTQSCPTRWSSTYQMLAKLIKHRPAIQSVLADRAIVTANSAQNLEISQQEWNVISELCEVLEPLQLATNILCSDTVSPVSMVRPVMKALIKKLEPQTSGDHLVENFKEIIRLEISRRFSLDWDAQPTSVSARQRASFLDPRYKSLQYEVPGAREAIRANFRECLTTWQLRMTKAGQTLPRPKQQHWTYCSMHSLALVACQLSLKRISQSLR, via the coding sequence ATGATCGCTATCAACCAGTTGCCTTTGGCATTCGCAACCAGTAAAGGATTTAGGCATTTCATGGACGTCGTGGAGCCAAGCTACAAGACACCTTCTAATGCTAAGCTGAAAAATCGAATTAAACTTCTGCATGATCACTTGAAACAGAAGGTAGCATCTCAGATTGACTCAGCTACAGCTGTTGCGCTCACCTCAGACTGCTGGACATCAAGGGCGCAAGATTCCTACATCACAGTGACTGCGCACACTTTGGACAGTGAGTGGAAGTCACAAGCGTTCACTTTAGCAACGGAGGCTATGCAAGAGCGGCACACGGGAGAAAATATCATGCAGCGAATGCAAGAAGTCATCGCGGTGTGGAAGCTGGATGGCAAGGTGACGGCTGTTGTCACTGATAACGCATCTAATGGCATTAAAGCAGTCAATGCACTGCGAGGCATTTTAGAGCCGAATGACGTGACCTGCTCTGCCCACAGTCTCCACCTGAGCATCAAGAAGGCACTGTCCGACAAGGAAATCGATGGGCTCTGCCAGAAAAGCGGAAAACTGGTCGCCCACTTCAGACATTCGACCATCGCCAGCGACCAGTTGACTAGGCGACAGGAGCTGCTCGGCTTACCAACAGAGCGCCTGACGCAAAGCTGCCCGACAAGATGGAGCTCTACTTACCAAATGCTCGCAAAGCTCATCAAGCATCGGCCTGCCATTCAAAGTGTTCTTGCTGACCGAGCAATTGTCACGGCAAATTCAGCGCAGAATCTTGAGATCAGTCAGCAAGAATGGAATGTCATCAGTGAACTTTGTGAGGTGCTTGAGCCTCTTCAGCTTGCAACTAACATTCTCTGCAGCGACACAGTGTCCCCTGTCTCCATGGTTCGGCCAGTGATGAAAGCTTTAATAAAAAAACTAGAGCCTCAGACCTCTGGCGACCATCTAGTCGAGAATTTCAAAGAAATAATTCGGCTGGAGATATCTCGCCGATTCTCCTTGGACTGGGACGCCCAACCGACATCGGTGTCTGCACGCCAGAGAGCATCTTTCCTCGATCCAAGGTACAAAAGCCTTCAGTATGAGGTACCAGGCGCCCGGGAGGCAATCCGTGCCAATTTTCGAGAATGCTTGACGACTTGGCAACTTCGGATGACCAAAGCGGGACAGACACTACCCAGACCGAAGCAACAGCACTGGACATATTGTTCGATGCACAGCCTCGCGTTAGTGGCCTGTCAGCTCAGTTTGAAGCGTATCTCTCAGAGCCTCAGATAG
- the LOC119378632 gene encoding organic cation transporter-like protein gives MIKEDKVELTSIFGAYGPFQRIVFLFAVTISMFGAYHNLIITAVAPKIDHWCARPPGAGFDNLTNDEWKQLAIPKEMRQGAEHYSHCEEYDFETNTTVRCNSWEYDHSHYKRTVVDQWDLVCSRSWLVSLSQSVYMAGYMTSMIIFGQLSDR, from the exons ATGATCAAAGAGGATAAGGTCGAGCTGACCAGTATCTTCGGGGCATATGGTCCATTCCAACGGATCGTGTTCCTCTTTGCCGTCACGATCAGCATGTTTGGCGCGTACCACAACCTCATCATCACTGCTGTGGCGCCAAAGATCGACCACTGGTGCGCAAGGCCCCCTGGCGCGGGCTTCGACAACCTGACCAACGACGAGTGGAAGCAGCTGGCAATTCCCAAGGAGATGAGACAAGGGGCTGAGCACTACAGTCATTGCGAGGAGTATGATTTCGAAACCAACACTACGGTGAGGTGCAACTCCTGGGAGTACGACCACAGTCACTACAAGCGCACCGTCGTCGATCAG TGGGATCTCGTGTGTTCAAGAAGCTGGCTTGTCTCTCTCAGCCAATCTGTGTACATGGCAGGCTACATGACATCCATGATCATTTTTGGACAACTCTCCGACAGGTGA